In Zingiber officinale cultivar Zhangliang chromosome 8B, Zo_v1.1, whole genome shotgun sequence, a single genomic region encodes these proteins:
- the LOC122015976 gene encoding ubiquitin-like modifier-activating enzyme atg7, whose translation MASETSSTPSSSRASAEPSSSSYTAIRDPGRILQFDPFQSLVDEGFWHRLSSLKLDSLGLDQSPISLTGFYAPCSHSEVSNRLTLLAESLPPDPKQLESPLERVHGNRNRCPVPGTLYNMNTLESFKALDRVSLLKMEAQKIWDDIHSGKVEEDSAVLLRFLVISFADLKKWNFLHWFAFPAVVLDPPAMILNIQSAKDALNQDEGQSLSAVMNEWRNSSLTTDVPFFLIIISSSHATVRHLKDWEACQHDGQKLLFGFYDPSCRATNPGWPLRNYLAFISLRYNIGKIQFFCYREKHGFADLGLSLVGEAAVSPPQDWREPQNIPKAVGWQPKPKNIRLAESMDPERLAVSAADLNLKLMRWRTLPSLDLNILSNVKCLLLGAGTLGCQVARMLMAWGVRKMTLVDSGKVAMSNPVRQSLYTFDDCLNGGSFKAVAAASSLKQIFPAMEAEGIQLSIPMPGHPILANEVDRVHEDCKQLWNLISSHDVTFLLTDTRESRWLPTLLCASENKVAITAALGFDSYLVMRHGSGPLITVSDQTDSPSTLDDGVQRLGCYFCSDVVAPIDSTSNRTLDQQCTVTRPGLAPIASALAVELLVGLLHHPNGIHAPGEIANSIMSSSKEPLGILPHQIRGSLPQYSQLTLLGHSSNSCTACSSTVVLEFKRRGIEFVLQAINHPTYLEDLTGLTELMESAKSFNLDWDKETSDDDDADL comes from the exons GTTTCTATGCACCCTGTTCACATTCTGAAGTATCAAATCGCTTGACACTTCTTGCGGAATCATTGCCGCCTGATCCTAAGCAGCTAGAATCACCACTCGAGAGAGTTCATGGCAATCGGAATAGATGTCCTGTTCCTGGAACTCTTTACAACATGAATACGTTGGAGAGCTTCAAAGCCCTTGACAGAGTATCTCTGCTCAAAATGGAGGCACAAAAG ATATGGGATGATATACATTCTGGGAAGGTAGAGGAGGATAGTGCTGTGCTTTTGAGATTTCTTGTCATCTCATTTGCTGATCTGAAGAAGTGGAACTTCCTTCACTGGTTTGCATTCCCTGCTGTGGTTCTTGATCCCCCAGCAATGATACTCAATATTCAATCAGCAAAAGATGCACTCAATCAGGATGAG GGACAATCCTTGTCTGCGGTAATGAATGAATGGCGCAATTCAAGCTTAACAACAG ATGTGCCATTCTTCTTGATCATCATATCTTCATCACATGCCACTGTTAGGCACTTGAAGGATTGGGAAGCTTGTCAACATGATGGTCAAAAG TTGTTATTTGGATTTTATGATCCAAGTTGTCGTGCAACTAACCCTGGATGGCCTCTTCGCAATTATCTTGCTTTCATTAGTTTGAGATATAACATTGGGAAAATCCAATTCTTTTGCTACCGTGAGAAGCATGGTTTTGCTGATTTAGGTTTATCTCTTGTTGGCGAAGCTGCGGTCTCACCGCCACAAG ACTGGAGAGAACCACAGAATATTCCCAAAGCTGTAGGCTGGCAGCCAAAGCCCAAAAATATAAGGCTTGCAGAATCTATGGATCCAGAGAG GTTGGCTGTATCAGCTGCGGATTTGAACTTGAAATTGATGAGATGGCGTACTTTACCATCTTTGGATTTAAATATTTTGTCTAATGTTAAATGCCTACTTCTAGGTGCTGGTACTCTTGGTTGTCAGGTTGCCCGTATGCTTATG GCCTGGGGTGTGAGGAAGATGACACTAGTAGATAGTGGCAAAGTAGCCATGTCTAATCCAGTGAGACAATCTTTATATACATTTGATGACTGCCTTAATGGTGGCAGTTTTAAAGCCGTTGCAGCTGCATCAAGTTTAAAACAGATATTTCCAGCTATG GAAGCAGAAGGTATACAACTTTCAATACCAATGCCTGGACATCCTATACTTGCCAATGAAGTAGATCGTGTTCATGAAGACTGCAAGCAACTCTGGAACTTGATTTCTTCCCATGATGTGACATTTTTGTTGACAGACACAAGAGAAAGCAGATGGCTCCCAACACTGCTTTGTGCAAGTGAGAACAAA GTTGCTATTACTGCAGCTTTGGGTTTTGATAGTTACCTGGTCATGCGCCATGGATCTGGTCCACTTATCACTGTATCAGATCAGACAGACAGCCCATCTACCCTAGATGATGGCGTGCAGCGGTTGGGGTGTTACTTCTGTAGTGATGTTGTTGCACCTATTGAT TCGACATCAAATCGCACATTAGACCAACAATGTACTGTTACACGCCCTGGGCTTGCACCCATAGCATCTGCCCTGGCAGTGGAGCTTTTGGTTGGACTTTTACATCATCCAAATGG GATACATGCACCGGGTGAGATTGCCAACTCCATTATGAGCTCCAGTAAGGAACCACTTGGTATTTTGCCGCATCAAATTCGAGGTTCACTTCCTCAGTACTCCCAACTGACACTCCTTGGCCACTCATCTAATAGCTGCACAGCTTGTTCTAGTACC GTGGTGTTAGAGTTCAAGAGGCGAGGCATCGAGTTTGTACTGCAAGCTATTAACCATCCCACTTACTTGGAGGATTTAACTGGACTAACAGAGTTAATGGAATCTGCCAAGTCTTTCAATTTGGACTGGGATAAAGAAACTAGTGATGACGATGATGCTGATCTCTAA